One segment of Anaerolineales bacterium DNA contains the following:
- a CDS encoding ribose-phosphate diphosphokinase → MTPRRAGIDMGKMFGYGDIKLYAGSASLELAQEISAYLKVPLSGYDLVEFSNENLFVRLHGSVRGQDVYVIQSMGSPLHRNIMELLIMIDCLKRDSAGRITAVIPYMAYARSDKKDQPRVSIAARLLSDMIEVAGADRYMTVDLHAGQIQGFFSIPGDVLTAFHLLSDYFVAKKLQDAVVATVDLGFAKKGRNFAAKLGTPLAFVEKRRTGNDSRATATTIIGDVLDKNVILVDDEVLTASSITEGVRIVKEHGARDVFLSFTHPLLVPPAAERLASAPIVEIVTTNTLPLPANARLPNMTVLSVAPLLAEVIIRGHEGRSVGELFNE, encoded by the coding sequence GTGACTCCCAGAAGGGCAGGGATTGACATGGGGAAGATGTTCGGCTATGGGGACATCAAGTTGTACGCCGGGTCGGCCAGCCTGGAGCTCGCCCAGGAGATCAGTGCCTATCTCAAGGTACCGCTGAGCGGCTACGACCTGGTGGAGTTCTCGAACGAGAACTTGTTTGTTCGCCTGCATGGCAGCGTGCGCGGCCAGGACGTCTATGTGATTCAGTCGATGGGATCACCGCTGCACCGCAACATCATGGAACTGCTGATCATGATCGACTGCCTGAAGCGCGATTCCGCCGGCCGGATCACCGCCGTGATTCCCTACATGGCTTACGCCCGCTCGGACAAGAAGGATCAGCCGCGGGTCTCGATCGCCGCTCGCCTGCTCTCAGACATGATCGAGGTCGCCGGCGCCGATCGATATATGACGGTCGACTTGCATGCCGGACAGATTCAGGGGTTCTTCTCGATTCCCGGTGATGTGCTGACCGCCTTCCACCTGCTGAGCGACTACTTCGTCGCCAAGAAACTGCAGGATGCGGTCGTGGCGACGGTCGACCTCGGCTTCGCCAAGAAGGGCCGCAACTTCGCCGCCAAGCTGGGGACACCCCTGGCCTTCGTCGAGAAGCGCCGCACCGGCAATGACTCGCGGGCCACGGCAACAACGATCATCGGCGACGTGCTCGACAAGAATGTGATCCTGGTGGACGATGAGGTGCTGACCGCAAGCTCGATCACGGAGGGGGTACGGATTGTCAAGGAGCACGGCGCCCGCGACGTCTTCCTGTCCTTTACTCACCCGCTGCTGGTCCCGCCGGCGGCCGAGCGCCTAGCGTCGGCGCCGATTGTCGAGATCGTCACGACCAATACCCTACCGCTCCCGGCCAACGCCCGCCTGCCGAATATGACCGTGCTCTCGGTGGCGCCGCTGCTTGCGGAAGTGATCATCCGGGGGCATGAAGGCCGGTCGGTGGGAGAGCTGTTCAACGAGTAG
- a CDS encoding GNAT family N-acetyltransferase gives MGSQATQLILRQAFETLNLNRVTLRVYKDNARSLAVYRRPGFQEEGRLRQDRFLDGQYWDTLWMGILRSEWSDSQKGRD, from the coding sequence GTGGGCTCCCAGGCCACGCAATTGATCCTGCGCCAGGCCTTCGAGACCCTGAACCTGAACCGGGTAACCCTGCGGGTGTATAAGGACAACGCCCGCTCCCTGGCAGTCTACCGGCGACCCGGGTTCCAGGAGGAGGGGCGACTGCGCCAGGATCGGTTTCTGGACGGGCAATATTGGGATACGCTATGGATGGGTATCCTGAGAAGCGAATGGAGTGACTCCCAGAAGGGCAGGGATTGA